The Gemmatirosa kalamazoonensis nucleotide sequence CGCACGAGCCGGCCGTCGCGCACGAGCCACACGACCGTCGCGCCGCCGTCGGTCTTCACCGCCGCGGCGGGCAGGCGCAGCGTCGTCCTCGCCGCGCCGCCATTCATGGCGACGGCCCCGGACGTCGACGACTCCGCGGGCGCGAGGAAGTCCACCTTCGCGCCCATCTCGGGCAGGATGCGCGGGTCGCGGTCGTCGATCGCGACCTTCACCTGCACCGTTGCGCGCTGCCGGTCCGCCGTCGGCACCACCTGCCGCACGCGGCCGCGGAAGCTCGTGTCCGGATACGCGTCGAGCGTGATGCGCGCCGGACGTCCGCCGGCGATGCGCGCGATGTACGCCTCGTTCACGTCGACCTCGACCTCGAGCGTCGACAGGTCGGCCATCGTGACGACCGCGCCGCGCGTGAGGCCGCCGCCGACCGACGGCGCGACGACCTCGCCGACCTCGGCGTCCTTGCGCAGCACGGTACCGGTGAACGGCGCGCGGATCACGGTGTTCTCGTCGGTCGCCTGCGCGAGCCGCAGCCCCGCCTCGGCGGCGGTCTTCCGCGCTTCGGCGGCGCGCACGCGCGCGGCGGCCTGCGCGGCGCGGCTCTGTGCGGCGTCGAGCTCCTGCTGCGACACGAGGTTCGCGTTCGCCGCCTTCATCGACTCGAGGCGCGCGGCGTCCTTCGCGAGCTGGTCGCGGTCGGCCCGCGCCTCGATCGCGCTCGCGTCGGCCGACGCGACGTTCGCCTGGGCCTCCGCGACGGCGGCCTCGTAGTCGGCGTTCTCGAGCCGCGCGATGACGTCGCCGCGCCGCACGAACGAGCCCTCGGCCACGCCGAGGTACGCGAGCCGCCCGGCCGTCTTCGCGGAGACCGACGCCTTCGTGCGCGCGACGACGTAGCCGTTCGCGGTGACGGTCGTCCCCGCCGCGCCGGCGCCGCCCCCGACGCGCCGCCGCTCGCGTTCACCACGGTCACCTGCACCGTCGGCACCGCGCGCGCCCGCACGATCGTCACCGCCGCCGCGACGACGCCCGCCGCGACGAGAAAGAGGACCACGTTCCGCACGAGCGCGCTCCGCTCGGCGGGCGAGGGCGCATCGCGGTCGATGCGGAGCTTCGAGAGATCGGCGGGGACCGTCATCGCGGGGGGAGCGGCTGGCCGTCGGGCGGGGGGACGCGCGGTGGGGGGGGGCGACGGATCCGTCCTCGTGCTGCGCGGTCCGTCGGGGCGCGTCGTCGGGTCCCTATAGTCGGGCCGATCCCTGGGGGCCGCAACCCGGAGCCCGATCCGGTGCACGCCCCCTGTTTACGGCACCCGCGGCCCGAGTCGCACGCGTCCCGCGGGACAGTCGAGCGTCACCGCGATCCCGTCGCGCGCGCCCGCGGCGACGCGCTCGCGCAGCCCCGCGCGGCCGAGCAGCGCGCGCACGGAATCGGCGGACGGCGAGGCGAGCGCGAAGTCGGCGAGCATGCAGCCGGCCGGCGCGTCGGCCGCCGGGTGACGCGACGCGGGATCCCACTCGATGAAGAACGGCGTGGGGCCGAACTCCGCCGAGTCGGTGCCCCAGTCGAGCGTGCGCCAGCGGAGCGTGACGCCGTCGGGACGCGCCCGCTCCCCGGGGAGCACCGGCCCCGGCGCGAGCGCCCGCGCGACGAGCGCGGCGCGCACGCTGTCCGCGTTCCGCGTGCGCGCCGCCCACCCGATCGGCGTGAGCTCGCGCAGCCCCGCGAGCGCCGCGGAGCGCGGCGTGAGCGGCTGCCGCGGGTCGGGCGCCATGAGCTCCAGGTAGCGGCCGCCGCCCAACGACAGCAGCGCGTTGCGCGTGCCGCGCCCCGGGTGCACGCCGCCGACCGCCGGCGCGATCCCGGTGGCCGCGCGCAGCAGCGCGATCCCGCGCTCGAGCGAGTCGATGCCGACGATGACGTGGTCGAGGTCCGGCGCCACGGTGCCTAACGGCTGCGCGCCGGCACGCGCCGCGAGCGTGGTGCCTAACAGCAGGAGCGCGGCACGTGTCGCGCGCGCGATCGATGGGGTCATCGGAACCCGGTCATGAGCACCACGTCGCGCACCTCGTCCACGTACGAGAGCGCGGCGCGACGGCCATCCTTCGCCCAGTCGAGGAAGTAGATGCGCCCATCGGCGATCTGGCCCACGCGCGCCGCGGCGCCCCCCGTCAGCGGCTGCCGCCAGAGCCCGCGGTCGAAGTCGCGGTAGATCAGCGCCGAGCCGTCGGGCACCCAGTGGACGCCGTTGGACAGCCGCCCGCCGCGCGGCAGCGGGAACTCGGCCACGCGCCGCCCGTCGGCGAGCGACAGCACCGCGAGCCGCGTCTCGCGCCCCGCCGAGTCGCTCAGCGCGACGGCGAGCCGCGTCCCGTCCGGCGACACGCTCGGCCAGCTCGCGCCGGCGCCGGTCACGCGCTGGGACGCGCCGCCGTCCACCGGCAGCCGCCACACCGACGGCGCGCCGTCGTCGACGCGCGTGTAGAGCACCCACCGGCCGTCCGGCGTGAGCGTGGGCTGCGCGGCGTGGCCGCCGGTGGTGAGCGCGCGCAGATGCGACCCATCGCCGTCGACGCGCCACACGTCCTCACCGCCGCCGCGGTTCGACTCGAACACGAGGGCGCGGCCGTCGGCGGTGGCCTGCGGGAAACGGTCCATGTAGCCGGACGACGTCAGCGGCCGCGCATCGCGCCCGTCGGCGGTCATCGACCAGAGCGAGTACGTGCCGTTGACGAACGACACGTAGACGATGCGCCCGTCGCGCGTCCACGTGAGCCCCGCGCTGCCGTCGAGCTTCCCGAACGCGCGGCTGGTGATCGGCCGCGCGCCGGCGAGGTCGGCGGACGGCGACACCCAGATCGTGGAGCTCACGACCGAGCGCACCGCGAGCAGCGACGCGCCGTCGTCGGTCACGCTCAGCGACGCGCGGCCGTAGCGGCTGAGGTCCGGCGTCACGCAGCGTACCGCGCCGGTCGCGACGTCGAGCAGCCAGATGTGGAAGTCGGAGCCCGCGCCGACGGCGTGGAACAGCACCCCGCTGCCGTCGGGGAGCCACGCGACCCGGCTGATCTCGTCCCACGCGTGATCGGCGAGCGACGAGACGGCGCCGTCGGCGATGCGCACGCGCGCGAGTGTGACCTTGCCGGGCGCCGTCGCGCTCGTCGCGCCGACGGCGAGCGACGCGCCGTCCGGCGACCACGCCGGCCCGTAGACCGCGAACGCGCGCGGCGCGGCGAGCGCCGCCACCTCGCGCTCGCGCCCCGCGTTCGCGCCGCGCAGCTCCGCGACGACGAGCAGCGACGCGTCGCGCGCGGCGTCGTGGCGCACGAACGCCACGCGCGAGCCGTCGCGCGACAGCGAGAACGGGCCGCGCACGCCATCGAGCGCCTTGCGCGGCGCGCCGCCGCGCACCGGGATGTCGAACAGCGCCTCGCGGGTCGCGAAGTAGAGCCGCTCGCCGTCCGGGGAGAACGCGAGCCCGCGATAGTCCACGTCCTCGGGCGCGCGCAGCTGGACCGGCGGCTCCGTGCCGCGCACGCGTCGGATCCACAGCGACTCCATGCCGTCCTGCGGGTGCACGTACGCGAACCACACGCCGTCCGGCGACAGCACCGCCGACGACACGTCACCGAGCGCGGTGAGGAGGCGAGCGGACATGCCGCGCGGCGCCGCGTCGCCCTCGTGCGCGCCGAGTGTGCGTGCGCCCTGCACGACCACCGCCGCGATGACGACGACCGCGATCGCGGCGACGATCGCCCGCCGCAACCGGCGCGTCGGCAGTGGCGCCGCGGCGGGCGCGGGCGGCGCGGGCGGCGTGGGTGCGGCGGCCGTCGCGACGACCGCCGGGTCGTCGTCCGCGTCGCGCAGGTCGGCGACGAAGCGATAGCCCCAGCCCGGCACCGTGACGACGTAGCGGTGCTCGCCGCGTCGCTCGCCGAGCGCCTTGCGGATCGCCGAGATGTGGACGGTGAGGTTCCCTTCCTCGACGATCTGGTTCGGCCACACGCGGGCGAGCAGATCGTGCTTCGTGACGAGCTCTCCGCGGCCCTCGACGAGCGCGAGCAGCACGTCGAACGCCTTCGACGTGAGCGGCACCGCGATGCCGTCGCGGAGCAGCAGGCGCCGCCCCGCGTCGACCGTGAAGCGATCGAAGCGGAGACAGCGGGGCGCAGCGCTCGGCGTCGTCATCGCCGCGTTAGGAAGGTTTACGAAGTTCTTCGGCGCACGTTAGGGACTTTCCGGCCGGGCCCCGTCATGGTCGTCGCATGCGAACCATACCATACGCCCTCGTCCCCGGTGTTGCGGCCCTGCTCGCCGTCGGGGCTGCGACCGCGCGGCACCCACCGCGCCGCAAACATTCGCCTCGGCGGCCGTCCGCACCAGCCCGCTCGTCCCACTCGGCGGCACCCGCGCGCTCGGCGGCACCACCGGCTCGCTCGTCCAGCTGGTCGACATCAAGCGCGCCCGCGGGGGACCGAGCACGATCGACCCCTGCTGGCTCGTGAACCGCGGGCTGTACGAGGCCGACGCGCACAACGGTCGGTTCAGCGTCGAGCTCACGTTCACCTATTCGTCCCGAGGCACGCTCGTGACGCGCACGTTCGACGTGCCGCTGCACGACGCGCGGCCGGAGGACGACGCCGACGCCCGTGCGAGCTTCGTGGAGCTCACGATCCCGCTCGACGTCGGCGACGCCGTGCCCGACGCGGGTGCCGCGATCGACGGCGAGATCGTGCTCGTGCGCACGAGCGGCGACGGGCGGGTGGTGGTCGACGTGTCGCGCCTCACCGCCGGCGGCTGACCGCCTAACGCGTCGTCGGGCCGGCGTGTCCTAGTAGATGAACACCGGCGTCCAGCGCGGCACGTGCGCGTACAGCCACGCGACGTCCGCGTCGCGCAGGCGCACGCAGCCATGCGTGGCGGCCTTGCCGATCGACGCGGAATCGCGCGTGCCGTGGAGCAGGTAGCCGTCGCCGAGGTCGAGGCGGAAGCGGCCGAGCTCTCCCGGGATCCGGCGGTTGCGGGTGCCGAGCGGCGGGATGTAGAGCGTGCTGTCGAAGATGATCTCCTCGTCCTCGGCGAGCGTGTCGAACACGCCCGACGGGTGCACGAGGCCGGCGACGGGGCCGCGCACGGTGAGCACGTCGCCGTTCGGCAGCTGCACGGGTCGCCCGTACTCGAGTCGGCCGACGCGCAGCCCGCTCTCCCGCGCCGACTCGACGTAGTGCCAGTCGGGCGGCACCCACACGGGGTTCGCCTGCTTCCCGCGCACGAAGCGGATGCCGCGCGGCGTGCGGAAGCGCCACACGTGTCCCTCGTACGCGATCGTCGTGTCGCTGCCGACGGCGACCGGCGCGCGGAGCAGCGTGTCGCGGTCGCGCAGCACGAGCAGGCGCCGCGCGGCGAGCGCCACGATGATGCGCAGCCCCGGCGTGGTGTCGGCTGCGCGGCGCACCTCGGCGGCGGTGAACCCGACGCGTGGAGCGTATCGCGCCTCGAGCGCGCGCCGCACGTCCGCCGTGTCCGGCGTGTGCAGCGTCGTCAGCGTGGCGGCCCGTGCCGCCGTCCGACGGGGTGGTGCCTCGTCAGACGGCGGCGCGGGACGACGCGCGAGCGCATGGCGCGCGGCGGCCCCCCCGGCGAGCGTGATGAGGCCGACGAGTGCGAGCCCGCCGAGCGCCCACCTACGCGCGCCGCGTCGCGCGGCCACGGCCCGGCGTCACTCCGTGCCCGCGGAGTCCTTGCGGACTGCCTTGCGGTGCTCCGAGTGCGCGCGCGCGGCGTGCCGGGTAGCGGTCCGGTGTGCCGCGGAGTCGGTCGCGGCGTTCGCGGCCGCGGTGTTCGCGGCCGCCGTGTTCGCGTTCGTCGTCGCGGCATGGGCCGCGGCGTTCGCGTGGGTGGAATCGGCGGCCATGGCGCGGTGCGCCCGGCGCGCGCCGTGACGGGCGGCGCTGTCGGCGGTCGTGGACCGCGCCATCGTGCCCGGCTGCGTGCCGGTCTTGCCTGTCGTCTGCGCCGCGCCCGTCGATGCGACGACGAGCGAGAGCGCGAGCGCCGCCATGGCGGCGCTCACGTTCGCGAGTGCCTTGCGCATGCACACACCTCCGTGAAAGCCTCGGACCGACGAGCCACGTGATACGCTCGCCTCGTCGGGAGGCGCCGCATCGCGCGTACCGGCCGACGGCCCGACGCCTAACGGAGGCACTAAGAATCCGCTAATTCTCCGGGCCGGTGCCTAACGGTGCGGGCGCGAGGCGCAGCAGCCGCGCCTCCAGCGCCGCGTACGGCACCGCGCCGACGATGCGGTCAACGATCTCGCCGCCGCGGAAGAAGAGCAGCGCGGGAATGCCGCGCACGCCGTAGCGGATCATCGTGCGCTGGTTCACGTCGGTATCGAGCTTCACGACGCGCACGCGGTCGGCGTGGCGCTCGGCCAGCCGCTCGAGCGCCGGCGCGATCATGCGGCACGGGCCGCACCACGGCGCCCAGAAATCGACCAGGGTGAGGCCGTCGTGTCGCTCGACCTCGTCGGCGAACGTCTCGTCGGTGACGGCGGTGATGGTGGCGGTGTCGGACATGGGCATGGCTCCTCGGTGATCGTTAGGCACCCGCGCGGGCCGCACCCAGGGGGCCGCACCGTGCGGGGCCGGCGCGTTGCGCCGCTGCCGAGGAGCCTACAACTTGAAGCGCGGTTGAGGTCAACCCCCCCGCTCCGGACCGGCATGGAACAGATGAGCATCGGCGAGGTGGCCCGGCGCGCCGCCGTGGCACCGTCGGCAATCCGCTACTACGAGCGACTCGGCCTGCTCCCGGCGCCGCCGCGCACCGGGGGCAAGCGGCGCTACGACGCGGCCGTGCTGGACTGGCTGTCGCTCATCGCGCTGGCCCGCGAAGCCGGGTTCACGATGGCCGAGATCAAGCGGCTCGTGACCGGGTTCACGCCGGGGACGCGGCCCGCCGCGCGCTGGCAGGAGCTCGCGACGCGGAAGCTCGCGGACATCGACGCGATGATGGCGCGCGCGGAGCGGATGCGCGCCCTGCTGCGCGTGATGCTCGACTGCGGCTGCTTCCGACTCGACGACTGCAGCGCGTTGCTCGCCGCCGGCCCGACCGACGGCCAGAGCCCGTGCGTGCTGCCCGCGGCCGCGCGCCGTTAGGCACCGAGGGCGGCGCGCGCCGTCGACGCGGCCGAGCGGATCGCGTCCGGTGACGCGGTGGGGTCCTCGAGCAGCTCCCACAGCGCGCGCAGCGCGGCCCGCTGGCCCGTGGTGAGATCGTTCTGCATGCAGTCGAGCGCGAGGCTCGCGGCGTCGGCAGCATCGGCGCGCGTGTCCGCGGCGACGACGGCCTCGCGGTCGGCGAGGGTGCGGAGGGCGGTGGTGAGGCGCTCGATCATGAGGGAATGAATACTCCGGCGCGCGGTGGCGCGTGGGGTGGCGTCGTCGCGGTCCGCGTGTATGCTGCCGACGTGAGAGTCACGCGTCCTCGAACATCATCGACCATGTCGAGACACTCGGGCCGTCGAGGAAGCTCGCTCCGCCTCACGGCATCGCTCGTCGGCGCGGCGCTTGGCCTCGCCGCCTGCGCGCACGGCGCGGGCGCCGAACGGCGGGCCGTCGGCGTCGCGCTGCGGGGCGTGTGCGGTCCGGCGAGCGCTTCGCGCGACTCCAGCTGCGCGGTGCGGGGTACCGAACGGGTGCGCGGCGGGTATCGGGTGCTCATCGATCGCCGTCCGCCGGCCGGGAACGACCGCCTCGCCGTCGTCGTGCGGGGCCGCGGCGTCGACGTCACTCCGGTCGACAGCACGCGGCCCGCGCCGGGCGGCCGGCCGTGAACCATGCGGCCTAACGAATCGCCGCAGCACGCAGCCACACCCCCGCATCGGAGAGTCGGAAATGTGCCTCGACGCGAACTGGCGGATCGTCGATGACGCCGCCGCGCAGGAAGTGGACCTCGCGAGCCTCCCGCAGGTCTCCGCGGACGGCTACCGCTATGCCGTCACGCACGCCTTCCGTGCGCAGACCGGCGTCCCCGGCGTGGTCTACGAGATGGTGCGCGAGGCGGACGAGGAGCCGATCGGCTGCGTGACGCTGCTCCTGAGCGACGACGAGGACGCCGTGATGCACGTCGGACACATGGGCTGCTCCATCCGGCCGGAGCACCGCAGCCAGGGACACACGACGCGTCTGATTCGCGCGCTCGCGCCGGTGATGTGGGCGCGCGGCATCGGTGACCTGATCCTCGGCTCCGCGGTCGGGCACGCATCGCACTATCAGTCGATCGGTGCCACGGGGGCGATGCTGATCGGGGAGCAGTTCGGGGACGGATCGAACTGCGGGGCACTGTTCCGGCTCTCGCGACCCGCGTCGCCGGCCGGAGGCTGATACGACGATGGAGTTTTCCCTGAAGAGGAGTCGTGAGACGGCGCGCGAATCATGCGAGCGAACGGCGCCCGTCGTAATCTCTCCAGCGTTAGGCGACTGCCGACCACCCTGCCGCGCACGAGCGAGACGTCGTGAATTGGTTCTTCGTCGAACCGTGAGCGCTCATCGCCACGTACGCCGCCGGCGAGCTGGGGGGGAGGCTGAATGACGCTCGCCCGCGACGGCTACGTGATCGTGCCTGACGCCGTCGATGCCGCGACCGTGGACGCGCTGCTGGCGGCGCTCGCTCCACTCGCGGAGACGGTCGACGGCACGCGCGGCGGCGCGCGTCACCTGCTGCGCGACGTGCACGCCGTGCGCGCGCTCGCGCGGAGCGCGGCGGTGCGCGGCGTCGCCGAGGCCGCGCTTGGGCCGGGGGCGTTCGCCGTGCGCGGTATCCTGTTCGACAAGACGCCGGGCGCGAACTGGAAGGTGGTCTGGCACCAGGATCTGACGATCGCGGTCCGCGAGCGTCGCGACGTGCCGGGGTTCGGGCCGTGGACGGAGAAAGACGGCGTGGCGCACGTACAGCCACCGGCGCAACTGTTGGCTCGCATGGTGGCGGTGCGCGTGCACCTGGACGACTGCACGGAGGCGAACGGCCCGGTGCGCGTGATCCCGGGGTCGCATGTGCACGGCAGGCTGACCGCGGCCGACGTCGGCCGCTGGCGCGCCACCGCCCCGCAGGTCGTCTGCACGGTGACGCGTGGCGGCATCCTCGCGTTCCACTCGCTGCTGCTGCATGCCTCGGCGCCGGCGGTCGAGCCCGCGCACCGCCGCGTCGTGCACCTCGAGTTCGCGGCCGCGGAGTGGGCGCAGCTGCCCGGCGGACTCGCGTGGTACGATCGAGTGTGAGTGGACCGGGATCGCCGTTCGGCGCGCCATCGCCCCGCGCCCGCGGCCGTCGCGCCTCTCCTATCGCCCCAGCGTCCGGATCTCCTGCGCCCGCGCCCGACTCACCGGCACGCGCGCCCCGTCCAGCAGCTCCGCCTCGAGGTTCCCGGCCGCGTCGCGCTTGAACGCGCGCACGTGATCGAGGTTCACGATGTGCGCGCGGTGCACGCGCGAGAACCGACGCGCGTCGAGCCGCGCCTCGAGACGGCCGAGCGAGAGATGCAGCACGTGACGGACGTTGCCGTCGTGCGCGATCACGTAGTCGCCGTCGGCCTCGAACCACGACACGCGCTCGACCGGGAGCGGAACGAGCGCGCCGCCGACCCGCACGAACAGCCGGCTGATCGGCCCGCCCGCGAGTGCGCCGCTCAACCGCTCCATCGGGTCCACCGACGCGGGCTCGCCGAGCGCGGACCGCACGCGCTCCATCGCGGCGGCGAGGCGCGATGGACCGAATGGCTTCAGCAGGTAGTCCACCGCGCCGAGCTCGAACGCGCTCACCGCGTGCTCGGAGAACGCGGTCGTGAAGATGACGAACGGCGCGCGCTCGAGCCGGCGCAGCACGTCGGTGCCTAACAATCCCGGCATCTGCACGTCGAGGAAGACGAGCTCCGGCCGCAGCGCGTGAATCCCGGCGACCGCGGATTCGCCGTCGGCCGCCTCGCCGACGACGTCGACCCAGTCGAACGCGCGGAGCATCGCGCGCAGCCCGGCGCGCGCGATCGGCTCGTCGTCGACGACGAACGCGGTGACCTTCACGACGCCGCGCCGCGATGGCGGGGCACGACGAGCAGCGCCTCGAAGCCGCCTTCCGGCGCGGGGCCGCACACGAGGCTCGCCGCGCTGCCGTAGAGCACCCCCAGCCGATCCCGCAGTCGCGCCAGCCCGGTGCCCGGACTCGGCTTCGCGGGGAGCGCGCGAACACCGTCGCCCGAATCGCGCACCGAGAGCATCAGCTCGGAGCGGCTGGCGGCGGCGGTGACGACGATCTCCGTCGCGGCCGTGCGCGGCGCCGCGCCGTGACGCACCGCGTTCTCGACGAGCGTCTGCAGCGCGAACACGGGCACGCGCTCGTCGAGCAGCTCGTCGTCCATGTCGGCGTGCACGACGAGGCGATCGCCGAACCGGATCCGCTCGAGGGCGAGGTAGCGGGAGACGAACGTCCACTCGTCGCCGAGCGTGACCTCGTCGCGCTTCTCCTCGAGCGTCGCGCGCAGCAGGTCGCCCACGAGCTCCGCGGCCTCGGCGGCGCGCTGCGGGTCGACGGGAATGAGCTGCACGACGGTGTGCAGCGCGTTGAACAGGAAGTGCGGCTGCACCTGCGAGCGGAGCGCCGCGAGCTGCGTGCGCGCGGCGACCGACTCCGCCCGCGCGGCGCGCGCCGACCCGTCGGCTGCGTACGAGATCCCGACGACGATGGCGTACATGAACACGCCGATGAACGTCATCTCGAACGCCCGGCTCTGCAGCGAGAGCTCGGGCACGTGGCCGGGCACGAGCGCCTCCAGCACCGCCGTCACGAGGAACCACGTGAAGGCGGCGATCGGCGCGCCGACGATGTGGAACGCGGCGAAGCGGAGCCGGAACGGCCGCGGCCACGGCACCCGGCGCACGAAGTGGTAGACGAACGCGATGATCGC carries:
- a CDS encoding VOC family protein; amino-acid sequence: MTPSIARATRAALLLLGTTLAARAGAQPLGTVAPDLDHVIVGIDSLERGIALLRAATGIAPAVGGVHPGRGTRNALLSLGGGRYLELMAPDPRQPLTPRSAALAGLRELTPIGWAARTRNADSVRAALVARALAPGPVLPGERARPDGVTLRWRTLDWGTDSAEFGPTPFFIEWDPASRHPAADAPAGCMLADFALASPSADSVRALLGRAGLRERVAAGARDGIAVTLDCPAGRVRLGPRVP
- a CDS encoding winged helix-turn-helix domain-containing protein, with the protein product MTTPSAAPRCLRFDRFTVDAGRRLLLRDGIAVPLTSKAFDVLLALVEGRGELVTKHDLLARVWPNQIVEEGNLTVHISAIRKALGERRGEHRYVVTVPGWGYRFVADLRDADDDPAVVATAAAPTPPAPPAPAAAPLPTRRLRRAIVAAIAVVVIAAVVVQGARTLGAHEGDAAPRGMSARLLTALGDVSSAVLSPDGVWFAYVHPQDGMESLWIRRVRGTEPPVQLRAPEDVDYRGLAFSPDGERLYFATREALFDIPVRGGAPRKALDGVRGPFSLSRDGSRVAFVRHDAARDASLLVVAELRGANAGREREVAALAAPRAFAVYGPAWSPDGASLAVGATSATAPGKVTLARVRIADGAVSSLADHAWDEISRVAWLPDGSGVLFHAVGAGSDFHIWLLDVATGAVRCVTPDLSRYGRASLSVTDDGASLLAVRSVVSSTIWVSPSADLAGARPITSRAFGKLDGSAGLTWTRDGRIVYVSFVNGTYSLWSMTADGRDARPLTSSGYMDRFPQATADGRALVFESNRGGGEDVWRVDGDGSHLRALTTGGHAAQPTLTPDGRWVLYTRVDDGAPSVWRLPVDGGASQRVTGAGASWPSVSPDGTRLAVALSDSAGRETRLAVLSLADGRRVAEFPLPRGGRLSNGVHWVPDGSALIYRDFDRGLWRQPLTGGAAARVGQIADGRIYFLDWAKDGRRAALSYVDEVRDVVLMTGFR
- a CDS encoding L,D-transpeptidase; the encoded protein is MAARRGARRWALGGLALVGLITLAGGAAARHALARRPAPPSDEAPPRRTAARAATLTTLHTPDTADVRRALEARYAPRVGFTAAEVRRAADTTPGLRIIVALAARRLLVLRDRDTLLRAPVAVGSDTTIAYEGHVWRFRTPRGIRFVRGKQANPVWVPPDWHYVESARESGLRVGRLEYGRPVQLPNGDVLTVRGPVAGLVHPSGVFDTLAEDEEIIFDSTLYIPPLGTRNRRIPGELGRFRLDLGDGYLLHGTRDSASIGKAATHGCVRLRDADVAWLYAHVPRWTPVFIY
- the trxA gene encoding thioredoxin, encoding MSDTATITAVTDETFADEVERHDGLTLVDFWAPWCGPCRMIAPALERLAERHADRVRVVKLDTDVNQRTMIRYGVRGIPALLFFRGGEIVDRIVGAVPYAALEARLLRLAPAPLGTGPEN
- a CDS encoding MerR family transcriptional regulator codes for the protein MEQMSIGEVARRAAVAPSAIRYYERLGLLPAPPRTGGKRRYDAAVLDWLSLIALAREAGFTMAEIKRLVTGFTPGTRPAARWQELATRKLADIDAMMARAERMRALLRVMLDCGCFRLDDCSALLAAGPTDGQSPCVLPAAARR
- a CDS encoding GNAT family N-acetyltransferase, producing the protein MCLDANWRIVDDAAAQEVDLASLPQVSADGYRYAVTHAFRAQTGVPGVVYEMVREADEEPIGCVTLLLSDDEDAVMHVGHMGCSIRPEHRSQGHTTRLIRALAPVMWARGIGDLILGSAVGHASHYQSIGATGAMLIGEQFGDGSNCGALFRLSRPASPAGG
- a CDS encoding phytanoyl-CoA dioxygenase family protein, coding for MTLARDGYVIVPDAVDAATVDALLAALAPLAETVDGTRGGARHLLRDVHAVRALARSAAVRGVAEAALGPGAFAVRGILFDKTPGANWKVVWHQDLTIAVRERRDVPGFGPWTEKDGVAHVQPPAQLLARMVAVRVHLDDCTEANGPVRVIPGSHVHGRLTAADVGRWRATAPQVVCTVTRGGILAFHSLLLHASAPAVEPAHRRVVHLEFAAAEWAQLPGGLAWYDRV
- a CDS encoding LytR/AlgR family response regulator transcription factor, translated to MKVTAFVVDDEPIARAGLRAMLRAFDWVDVVGEAADGESAVAGIHALRPELVFLDVQMPGLLGTDVLRRLERAPFVIFTTAFSEHAVSAFELGAVDYLLKPFGPSRLAAAMERVRSALGEPASVDPMERLSGALAGGPISRLFVRVGGALVPLPVERVSWFEADGDYVIAHDGNVRHVLHLSLGRLEARLDARRFSRVHRAHIVNLDHVRAFKRDAAGNLEAELLDGARVPVSRARAQEIRTLGR
- a CDS encoding sensor histidine kinase, encoding MSPLHLVVASVWTTDEIIAAAIRLPVGAAIIAFVYHFVRRVPWPRPFRLRFAAFHIVGAPIAAFTWFLVTAVLEALVPGHVPELSLQSRAFEMTFIGVFMYAIVVGISYAADGSARAARAESVAARTQLAALRSQVQPHFLFNALHTVVQLIPVDPQRAAEAAELVGDLLRATLEEKRDEVTLGDEWTFVSRYLALERIRFGDRLVVHADMDDELLDERVPVFALQTLVENAVRHGAAPRTAATEIVVTAAASRSELMLSVRDSGDGVRALPAKPSPGTGLARLRDRLGVLYGSAASLVCGPAPEGGFEALLVVPRHRGAAS